In Promicromonospora sp. Populi, one genomic interval encodes:
- a CDS encoding alpha/beta hydrolase codes for MSTPHRGRNLAVAVFCAAVVGAVLVVPAAVGAPADTNAATNAAAAAAAANTVADTAPRTELATEPVTAADEPALDVPPGVVDEAVSFTVVNRNTSALACPSDGETYTISGHLTGPATMLGGGRAVTVYEHGIASGEWYWRVPVEGYHHSYEMAERGHVSLTIDRLGYDASDRPDGRHMCIGSQADMLHQIVQALRSGEYEWAGDTPAPSFTEVTTLGHSNGGQVVQLEAISYGDVDGMVVSGWADGGLTDEATARFQAALGSCMSGGTPSEEPDDPSGYALYDLGRREFVEGNFADTEPEVIEYSAGKQNKHPCGDMVSQLAGVMVDAERLREIDVPVLFLYGELDARVQLGGVHKTLLAGAPSTTLVEVPGAGHYFDLARQHEVALDGLTSWLDGEGF; via the coding sequence ATGAGCACACCACATCGTGGCAGGAACCTGGCGGTCGCCGTGTTCTGCGCCGCCGTCGTAGGCGCCGTCCTCGTTGTCCCAGCCGCGGTCGGCGCGCCGGCCGACACCAACGCCGCCACCAACGCTGCCGCTGCCGCTGCCGCTGCCAACACAGTGGCCGACACGGCTCCCCGCACGGAGCTGGCGACCGAACCAGTGACCGCGGCCGACGAGCCCGCGCTGGACGTCCCGCCGGGGGTTGTCGACGAGGCGGTCTCCTTCACGGTCGTCAACCGCAACACCTCCGCGCTGGCCTGCCCGTCCGACGGCGAGACCTACACGATCAGCGGTCACCTCACCGGCCCCGCCACCATGCTTGGCGGCGGCCGGGCGGTGACGGTGTACGAGCACGGCATCGCCTCGGGCGAGTGGTACTGGCGGGTGCCCGTCGAGGGCTACCACCACTCGTACGAGATGGCAGAGCGCGGTCACGTGTCGCTCACCATCGACCGGCTCGGCTACGACGCCAGCGACCGGCCCGACGGGCGGCACATGTGCATCGGCTCGCAGGCGGACATGCTGCACCAGATCGTCCAGGCGCTGCGGTCGGGCGAGTACGAGTGGGCGGGCGACACGCCCGCGCCGTCGTTCACCGAGGTGACGACCCTCGGGCACTCCAACGGCGGGCAGGTCGTCCAGCTCGAGGCGATCTCGTACGGCGACGTGGACGGCATGGTCGTCTCCGGCTGGGCCGACGGCGGGCTGACCGACGAGGCGACCGCCCGGTTCCAGGCGGCGCTCGGCTCCTGCATGTCCGGCGGCACGCCGTCCGAGGAGCCGGACGACCCGTCCGGCTACGCCCTGTACGACCTGGGCCGGCGCGAGTTCGTCGAGGGCAACTTCGCGGACACCGAGCCAGAGGTGATCGAGTACAGCGCGGGCAAGCAGAACAAGCACCCGTGCGGCGACATGGTCTCCCAGCTCGCGGGCGTGATGGTCGACGCCGAGCGGCTGCGCGAGATCGACGTGCCCGTCCTGTTCCTCTACGGGGAGCTCGACGCGCGCGTGCAGCTCGGCGGCGTGCACAAGACCCTGCTGGCCGGCGCCCCGTCGACCACGCTGGTCGAGGTGCCCGGCGCCGGCCACTACTTCGACCTTGCTCGCCAGCACGAGGTAGCCCTCGACGGGCTCACCTCCTGGCTCGACGGAGAGGGCTTCTGA
- a CDS encoding NAD-dependent epimerase/dehydratase family protein, translating to MTESESESESESETEFETEPVLVTGATGLLGSSVVRRLVELGRPVTVLARDAERAARLLPSEVRVVVGDTVDPDVWDKVLPDVGSVVHAAAYFREFYQPGADPHVLYETNVTALGRLLAAAERHDIRTVVHVSSTAALAKGGVSAPADEESPPPADAVNGYAASKVAAEAVVQAHVAHGRGPAVPLVLPGWMWGPGDSGPTSSGRLFLSIARGELPVLPDVGNSMVDARDVAEVCVRVLDAGISGMAVSGRRYIAAGRWERLRDLAAVIASETGRRAPRALPGRLTIGLASAVGAVNRLTGREDVANRAGVEVLVEGDKARVSSDRVRQELGIEFRPAAETLRDEAAWYRAEGLL from the coding sequence ATGACCGAGTCCGAGTCCGAGTCCGAGTCCGAGTCCGAGACCGAGTTCGAGACCGAGCCAGTCCTCGTCACCGGGGCCACCGGCCTCCTCGGCTCGTCGGTGGTGCGCCGGCTGGTCGAGCTCGGCCGGCCCGTCACCGTGCTCGCGCGCGACGCCGAGCGCGCCGCCCGGCTCCTGCCGTCCGAGGTGCGGGTAGTCGTCGGCGACACCGTCGACCCGGACGTGTGGGACAAGGTCCTGCCCGACGTCGGGTCGGTGGTGCACGCCGCCGCGTACTTCCGGGAGTTCTACCAGCCAGGTGCCGACCCGCACGTGCTGTACGAGACCAACGTGACGGCGCTCGGGCGGCTCCTGGCCGCCGCCGAGCGGCACGACATCCGCACCGTCGTGCACGTCAGCTCCACCGCGGCGCTCGCCAAGGGCGGGGTGTCGGCACCCGCTGACGAGGAGTCGCCGCCGCCCGCCGACGCCGTGAACGGCTACGCGGCCAGCAAGGTAGCCGCCGAGGCGGTGGTGCAGGCGCACGTGGCGCACGGGCGTGGCCCCGCCGTCCCGCTCGTCCTGCCCGGCTGGATGTGGGGCCCGGGGGACAGCGGCCCGACGTCGTCCGGCCGCCTCTTCCTGTCGATCGCCCGAGGTGAGCTGCCCGTCCTGCCCGACGTCGGCAACAGCATGGTCGACGCGCGCGACGTCGCCGAGGTGTGCGTCCGGGTCCTCGACGCGGGGATCAGCGGCATGGCGGTCAGCGGCCGCCGGTACATCGCCGCTGGCCGCTGGGAGCGCCTGCGCGACCTCGCCGCGGTGATCGCGAGCGAGACGGGGCGCCGTGCCCCGCGTGCCCTGCCCGGCCGGCTCACGATCGGCCTCGCGTCCGCCGTCGGCGCGGTCAACCGCCTGACAGGCCGGGAGGACGTCGCAAACCGGGCCGGAGTCGAGGTCCTAGTGGAGGGCGACAAGGCGCGCGTCAGCTCCGACCGGGTACGCCAGGAGCTGGGCATCGAGTTCCGGCCGGCGGCGGAAACCCTCCGCGACGAGGCCGCCTGGTACCGGGCGGAGGGGCTCCTGTGA
- a CDS encoding tripartite tricarboxylate transporter TctB family protein yields the protein MRALRPGSTSDLVAGLIFLGLGAAFAVGALGYELGELLDMGPGYLPLVLGLLLAVLGAVCVVKAYVAPDPASSDFVTDAAPSDDVTDAAPSDKEVDERIDDRADAGVDADVVDQPVVDHPVVDQPDPRPLAGLEWRPLVMISAAIVFFAATIDGLGVILATFGAVLLAALARDGVSWRRVLVISVGLTALCWVIFVLALQLRLPLFGEWLGG from the coding sequence ATCCGCGCGCTGCGGCCCGGCTCGACGAGCGACCTCGTCGCGGGCCTGATCTTCCTTGGTCTCGGTGCGGCGTTCGCCGTGGGTGCGCTCGGCTACGAGCTCGGCGAGCTGCTCGACATGGGCCCCGGCTACCTGCCGCTGGTCCTCGGCCTGCTCCTGGCGGTGCTCGGTGCGGTGTGCGTCGTCAAGGCGTACGTCGCGCCGGACCCGGCGTCGTCCGACTTCGTCACCGACGCGGCGCCGTCGGACGACGTCACCGACGCGGCGCCGTCGGACAAAGAAGTCGACGAGCGAATCGACGATCGAGCTGATGCGGGAGTCGACGCGGACGTCGTCGACCAACCCGTCGTCGACCACCCCGTCGTCGACCAACCCGACCCGCGCCCCCTCGCCGGGCTGGAGTGGCGGCCGCTGGTGATGATCTCCGCGGCGATCGTCTTCTTCGCCGCGACCATCGACGGGCTCGGCGTCATCCTCGCCACGTTCGGGGCGGTGCTGCTGGCCGCCCTCGCGCGGGACGGGGTGTCGTGGCGCCGGGTCCTGGTGATCTCGGTGGGGCTGACCGCGCTGTGCTGGGTCATCTTTGTGCTGGCGCTGCAGCTGCGCCTGCCGCTCTTCGGCGAATGGCTGGGTGGGTGA
- a CDS encoding MMPL family transporter yields MEQSNTLGRFGEAVTRRPKRVLLISAVVLAVAGVLAAGTLPQLQLARFETPGSPAVLAQEELAGLGSGPPNVTVLITARDGDVDQADVAQAAGEVEAALDAEPGIEDVFSYWSADDWEVLRSGDGSQALIVARAAGEATEARALVGELSAEWSGGRGPVTVAFGGQEEVFRQVSDEARRGFTLAEAIVLPGVFLLLVLVFRRFVPAALILALGVVTIIGSMGALRIVAALTDVSTFAANLVLVMAIALGVDYGLFVIARHAEGRAAGLSPARAAAEAVRGAGMTVLVSGAAVSASLLGLLLLPFPFLRSFAYAGVAVVVVASLGAVVVLPAVLALLGERLDLSRAALPTTPTGWFERVARRTMRRPLVYVALAGVFVLALGAPLLGLRVGPPDDRILPAETTSRQVQDAIRADFDSEVADSLFALPSSGATWTAEQSASLAEAFSTVDGVAEAHGGGERYVDGAAAGASPETFAAPVVIVPTSERLDSDPYGLVTDVRATADVWNADAGEGPGAVVGGYPAVLDDYRSALVERLPWVFLFVIVVSTLVLMLSVRSIVLPLKAAVLNLLSLSVLGGVLVWVFQDGNLSSLLGFTATGTLDLSIPILMFCVTFGLSMDYEVLLLSRILQEHDSGRRLEDAVARGLQMSAPLVTTAAGILALSFLVYLSSGVVYLKMVGLGMALVVLVDATLVRLVLLPASVKLLGEANWWAPRWLRAPEGRQGVRPQAAPVPELDQAPDPAPDPVPENSR; encoded by the coding sequence ATGGAACAGAGCAACACGCTCGGCCGGTTCGGCGAGGCCGTCACCCGGCGACCGAAGCGGGTGCTGCTCATCAGCGCCGTTGTCCTCGCGGTCGCCGGGGTCCTCGCGGCGGGCACCCTCCCGCAGCTCCAGCTCGCCCGCTTCGAGACCCCCGGCTCGCCCGCGGTGCTCGCCCAGGAGGAGCTCGCGGGCCTCGGCAGCGGCCCGCCCAACGTCACGGTGCTGATCACGGCGCGCGACGGCGACGTCGACCAGGCCGACGTCGCGCAGGCGGCCGGCGAGGTCGAGGCGGCGCTGGACGCCGAGCCGGGCATCGAGGACGTCTTCTCCTACTGGTCGGCCGACGACTGGGAGGTGCTCCGCAGCGGCGACGGGAGCCAGGCGCTGATCGTCGCGCGGGCCGCGGGCGAGGCGACCGAGGCGCGCGCGCTCGTGGGCGAGCTGTCGGCCGAGTGGTCCGGTGGCCGCGGGCCCGTCACCGTCGCGTTCGGCGGGCAGGAGGAGGTGTTCCGCCAGGTCTCGGACGAGGCGCGACGGGGCTTCACCCTTGCCGAGGCGATAGTGCTGCCCGGTGTGTTCCTGCTGCTTGTCCTCGTGTTCCGCCGGTTCGTCCCGGCGGCGCTGATCCTCGCCCTGGGCGTCGTCACGATCATCGGGTCGATGGGTGCGCTGAGGATCGTGGCCGCACTGACGGACGTCTCGACGTTCGCGGCCAACCTCGTGCTCGTCATGGCGATAGCGCTCGGCGTCGACTACGGCCTGTTCGTCATAGCCCGCCATGCGGAGGGGCGCGCGGCGGGCCTCTCGCCCGCCCGGGCCGCGGCCGAGGCGGTGCGGGGCGCCGGCATGACGGTGCTCGTCAGCGGCGCCGCGGTCTCCGCCTCGCTGCTCGGCCTCCTGCTGCTCCCGTTCCCGTTCCTGCGCTCGTTCGCCTACGCAGGCGTGGCCGTCGTGGTGGTGGCGAGCCTCGGCGCCGTCGTCGTACTGCCTGCCGTGCTGGCGCTGCTGGGGGAGCGGCTCGACCTGTCGCGGGCCGCCCTGCCGACCACTCCGACCGGTTGGTTCGAGCGCGTCGCGCGGCGGACCATGCGGCGCCCGCTCGTGTACGTGGCGCTGGCCGGTGTGTTTGTGCTCGCCCTGGGCGCGCCGCTGCTCGGGCTGCGGGTCGGCCCGCCGGACGACCGGATCCTGCCCGCCGAGACCACCAGCCGCCAGGTCCAGGACGCCATCCGGGCCGACTTCGACAGCGAGGTGGCCGACAGCCTCTTCGCCCTCCCGAGCTCGGGCGCCACCTGGACGGCGGAGCAGTCGGCCTCTCTCGCCGAGGCGTTCTCCACGGTCGACGGTGTCGCGGAGGCGCATGGCGGCGGCGAGCGGTACGTCGACGGCGCTGCGGCCGGTGCGTCGCCCGAGACGTTCGCGGCACCGGTGGTCATCGTCCCGACGTCGGAGCGCCTCGACAGCGACCCGTACGGGCTGGTCACCGACGTGCGCGCCACGGCAGACGTCTGGAATGCGGATGCGGGCGAGGGGCCCGGGGCCGTCGTCGGCGGGTATCCCGCCGTGCTCGACGACTACCGCTCGGCGCTCGTCGAGCGACTGCCGTGGGTCTTCCTGTTCGTCATCGTGGTGAGCACGCTCGTGCTCATGCTGTCGGTGCGCAGCATCGTGCTGCCGCTCAAGGCGGCGGTGCTCAACCTGCTCAGCCTGTCGGTCCTCGGCGGGGTGCTCGTCTGGGTGTTCCAGGACGGGAACCTGAGCAGCCTGCTCGGGTTCACCGCTACCGGAACCCTCGACCTGTCCATCCCGATCCTCATGTTCTGCGTGACGTTCGGGCTCTCCATGGACTACGAGGTGCTGCTGCTGTCGCGCATCCTCCAGGAGCACGATTCCGGTCGCCGGCTGGAGGACGCCGTCGCGCGCGGCCTGCAGATGTCGGCCCCGCTCGTCACGACGGCCGCGGGCATCCTCGCCCTCTCGTTCCTCGTGTACCTGTCGTCGGGGGTGGTGTACCTCAAGATGGTCGGCCTCGGCATGGCGCTCGTGGTCCTCGTCGACGCGACGCTCGTGCGGCTCGTGCTGCTCCCGGCGAGCGTCAAGCTGCTCGGCGAGGCGAACTGGTGGGCGCCGCGCTGGCTGCGGGCTCCGGAGGGACGCCAGGGGGTGCGGCCGCAGGCGGCGCCGGTGCCGGAGCTGGACCAGGCGCCGGACCCGGCACCGGACCCGGTGCCGGAGAATTCACGATAA
- a CDS encoding NUDIX domain-containing protein translates to MDPIADAAALVADRYPEARWALLAGSVLDPGARTAGSDLDIVVCVPDDAVGHRDAVRWRGWPVELFVNPEAGHRWFIAQETARRKPTLVRMIATGVPLVGEADSAGLKAECQAVLDAGPGPAPDTALEDARYAVTDLLDDLAYARDGGEADVVRSVLWERVGHLALAAAGRWDGGGKWLLRELRAWDLGYAARWVAARHDDQAMVAVARATLDAAGGPLFEGYLRQAPVVDEIPAASTRPPVVVRRAARAILLDEAGRLVVIKRTVRGRAPYWVTPGGGVEPEDTSVEDGLHRELFEELGATAKIVRQVFLTSQPKDAGVAVHNYFLARVVSMDLALRSGPEFQEPVRGTYDVEHVDLRDDAALAAIDLVPAALKGFIRTNREALLAEAGVS, encoded by the coding sequence GTGGACCCCATTGCCGATGCCGCCGCCCTGGTCGCCGACCGTTACCCCGAGGCTCGCTGGGCGCTGCTGGCAGGCAGTGTGCTCGACCCGGGAGCACGGACGGCCGGGTCGGACCTGGACATCGTCGTCTGCGTGCCGGACGACGCCGTCGGGCACCGGGACGCGGTGCGCTGGCGGGGCTGGCCGGTCGAGCTGTTCGTGAACCCCGAGGCCGGACACCGCTGGTTCATCGCGCAGGAGACGGCACGCAGGAAGCCGACGCTGGTACGGATGATCGCCACGGGTGTGCCGTTGGTGGGGGAGGCTGACTCCGCCGGGCTGAAGGCGGAGTGCCAGGCCGTGCTGGACGCAGGCCCGGGGCCGGCCCCCGACACCGCGCTGGAGGACGCCCGGTACGCCGTGACCGACCTGCTGGACGACCTCGCCTACGCGCGCGACGGCGGCGAGGCGGACGTGGTCCGCTCGGTGCTGTGGGAGCGGGTCGGGCACCTGGCCCTGGCGGCGGCCGGGCGGTGGGACGGCGGCGGCAAGTGGCTGCTGCGCGAGCTGCGCGCCTGGGACCTCGGTTACGCCGCCCGCTGGGTGGCGGCTCGGCACGACGACCAGGCGATGGTCGCGGTGGCGCGGGCGACGCTGGACGCGGCCGGCGGGCCGCTGTTCGAGGGGTACCTGCGGCAGGCGCCCGTCGTCGACGAGATCCCCGCGGCCTCGACCCGGCCGCCGGTGGTGGTGCGGCGCGCGGCGCGCGCGATCCTGCTGGACGAGGCGGGCCGCCTCGTGGTGATCAAGCGGACGGTCCGGGGGCGCGCGCCGTACTGGGTCACGCCGGGCGGCGGCGTCGAACCGGAGGACACGTCGGTGGAGGACGGGCTGCACCGGGAGCTGTTCGAGGAGCTCGGAGCGACGGCGAAGATCGTCCGGCAGGTGTTCCTGACCTCCCAGCCCAAGGACGCCGGGGTAGCGGTGCACAACTACTTCCTCGCGCGTGTGGTCTCGATGGACCTGGCGCTGCGGTCCGGCCCGGAGTTCCAGGAGCCGGTCCGCGGCACCTACGACGTCGAGCACGTCGACCTGCGCGACGACGCTGCGCTCGCCGCCATCGACCTGGTGCCCGCCGCGCTGAAGGGATTCATCCGGACCAACCGCGAGGCGCTGCTGGCCGAGGCCGGGGTGTCCTGA
- a CDS encoding tripartite tricarboxylate transporter substrate-binding protein, whose product MTPAGPRKTAARFAALAGLGIVLAACSSGADPAAYPDGDIEVIVPFSAGGPTDTVTRMIAEPMAEELGVQIVVQNVDGAGGTVGAGQAATADPDGYTVLMHHIGMSTAPALYGENLAYDPLTDFRTIGLVTEVPMTIIARPDFEPDTLEDLVTYVQENQDEVTMATAGEGAASDLCGRLLTNALGVEVTTVPYDGTALAIEDLIGSQVDFMCDQTTNTTSQITDGTVKAYAVTTPERIDALPDLPTTAEAGQPDIAVSVWHGLYVPAETPDEVVEALTAALQTALADQSVIDDMAELGTTPVALDQATPEAHTALLTEQIATWSEVIGSQGG is encoded by the coding sequence ATGACCCCCGCCGGACCCCGGAAGACCGCCGCGCGCTTCGCCGCGCTGGCCGGCCTCGGCATCGTGCTGGCCGCCTGTTCCTCGGGCGCTGACCCCGCCGCGTACCCCGACGGCGACATCGAGGTGATCGTGCCGTTCTCGGCGGGCGGTCCCACCGACACCGTGACCCGGATGATCGCCGAGCCCATGGCCGAGGAGCTCGGCGTGCAGATCGTGGTCCAGAACGTCGACGGCGCCGGCGGCACCGTCGGTGCGGGCCAGGCAGCCACCGCCGACCCCGACGGCTACACCGTGCTCATGCACCACATCGGCATGTCGACGGCGCCCGCCCTCTACGGCGAGAACCTGGCCTATGACCCGCTGACGGACTTCCGCACGATCGGCCTGGTCACCGAGGTGCCCATGACGATCATCGCGCGCCCCGACTTCGAGCCGGACACGCTCGAGGACCTCGTGACCTACGTCCAGGAGAACCAGGACGAGGTGACGATGGCGACCGCGGGCGAGGGCGCCGCCTCCGACCTCTGCGGGCGCCTCCTGACGAACGCCCTCGGCGTCGAGGTGACGACGGTCCCCTATGACGGCACGGCCCTGGCCATCGAGGACCTGATCGGCAGCCAGGTCGACTTCATGTGCGACCAGACCACCAACACGACCAGCCAGATCACGGACGGCACGGTCAAGGCGTACGCGGTCACCACGCCGGAACGCATCGACGCCCTGCCCGACCTGCCCACCACCGCCGAGGCGGGCCAGCCCGACATCGCGGTCTCCGTGTGGCACGGCCTGTACGTACCGGCCGAGACGCCGGACGAGGTGGTGGAGGCGCTCACCGCAGCGCTCCAGACCGCGCTCGCGGACCAGTCGGTCATCGACGATATGGCGGAGCTCGGTACCACCCCCGTAGCGCTCGACCAGGCGACGCCCGAGGCGCACACCGCGCTGCTGACGGAGCAGATCGCGACCTGGTCCGAGGTCATCGGCTCGCAGGGAGGCTGA
- a CDS encoding tripartite tricarboxylate transporter permease — protein MELLDNLALGFSQAFVLHNLLFCMLGVFLGTAVGVLPGIGPTASIALLLPLTFTFDDSVTGIIMLAGIYYGAQYGGSTTAILLNIPGESSSAVTAIDGHPMARQGRAGVALAAAALGSFFAGLVGTFVLAAAAAPLATAALTFGSAEMFAVVVLGLVASIALASGSTVKALAMIVLGILLGMIGQDLYTAVPRFTFGVRELWAGLSFVAVAVAVFGIAEILKNLHDPRTRVRVAAKVENLWPTREDRRRMVGPVLRATGLGSVLGVLPGGGHVLASYGAYAVEKRISKHPEQFGRGAIEGVAGPESANNAAAQTSFVPLLALGLPAHPVMALLLSALIVQGIQPGPSVMSDQPELVWGLIASMFIGNALLLVLNLPLIRLWVKLLDVPYSVMFPAIIAFACLGTYAVDQNPFHVVVMAVLGVGAFVLIRCGCEPAPLLLGFVLGPLLEDHLRRALLISHGDPTVFLTRPISAALLVVAALALVIAMLPAIRRKRDEVFVEDD, from the coding sequence ATGGAACTTCTCGACAACCTCGCGCTCGGCTTCTCCCAGGCGTTCGTCCTGCACAACCTGCTGTTCTGCATGCTGGGTGTGTTCCTCGGCACGGCGGTCGGGGTGCTGCCCGGCATCGGCCCGACGGCGTCGATCGCCCTTCTCCTGCCGCTGACCTTCACCTTCGACGACTCGGTGACGGGCATCATCATGCTCGCCGGCATCTACTACGGCGCGCAGTACGGCGGCTCGACCACGGCGATCCTGCTGAACATCCCCGGGGAGTCGTCGTCGGCGGTGACGGCTATCGACGGGCACCCGATGGCCCGGCAGGGACGGGCCGGCGTGGCGCTCGCGGCGGCGGCGCTCGGCTCGTTCTTCGCGGGCCTCGTCGGGACGTTCGTGCTGGCGGCCGCGGCAGCCCCCCTCGCCACCGCGGCGCTGACCTTCGGCTCCGCCGAGATGTTCGCGGTGGTGGTGCTCGGCCTGGTGGCATCCATCGCGCTGGCCAGCGGCTCCACGGTCAAGGCCCTCGCGATGATCGTGCTCGGCATCCTGCTCGGCATGATCGGCCAGGACCTGTACACGGCGGTGCCGCGCTTTACGTTCGGGGTCCGCGAGCTGTGGGCCGGGCTGAGCTTCGTGGCCGTCGCGGTCGCCGTGTTCGGCATCGCCGAGATCCTGAAGAACCTGCACGACCCGCGCACCCGGGTCCGGGTCGCGGCGAAGGTCGAGAACCTGTGGCCCACCCGGGAGGACCGACGCCGGATGGTCGGCCCCGTGCTGCGTGCGACGGGGCTCGGGTCGGTGCTCGGGGTGCTGCCGGGTGGCGGGCACGTGCTCGCCTCCTACGGGGCGTATGCCGTGGAGAAGCGGATCTCGAAGCACCCGGAGCAGTTCGGCCGGGGCGCGATCGAGGGGGTGGCAGGGCCGGAGTCGGCGAACAACGCGGCCGCTCAGACGTCGTTCGTGCCGTTGCTCGCGCTGGGCCTGCCGGCACACCCCGTGATGGCGTTGCTGCTCAGTGCCCTCATCGTCCAGGGCATCCAGCCCGGACCGAGCGTCATGTCGGACCAGCCCGAGCTCGTCTGGGGACTCATCGCGTCCATGTTCATCGGCAACGCGCTGCTCCTTGTGCTGAACCTGCCCCTGATCCGGCTGTGGGTGAAGCTGCTCGACGTGCCGTACTCGGTGATGTTCCCCGCGATCATCGCGTTCGCCTGCCTCGGCACCTACGCGGTCGACCAGAACCCGTTCCACGTGGTCGTCATGGCGGTCCTCGGCGTGGGTGCGTTTGTACTCATCCGATGTGGGTGCGAGCCCGCGCCGCTGCTGCTCGGCTTTGTGCTCGGGCCGCTCCTGGAGGACCATCTCCGCCGGGCGCTGCTCATCTCGCACGGAGACCCCACCGTGTTCCTGACGCGCCCGATCTCGGCGGCGCTGCTCGTGGTCGCCGCTCTCGCGTTGGTGATCGCGATGCTTCCGGCGATCCGGCGCAAACGAGACGAGGTCTTCGTCGAGGACGACTGA